The genomic interval CGCTTGGGAAAAATCCTGGCGATCTTTGGATTATCCCCAATGTGAAAAGCAATCATATCGAGAAAACGATACACCCATGCCAGTTCCCCGTTGAATTGATTGAGAGGTTAGTGCTTGCTTTTTCCAATGAAAATGACTGGGTATTTGATCCATTTTTGGGCACGGGAACGTCAATTATTGCCGCGGTACGCCATAAACGCAGGGGAGCAGGAGCAGAAATCGTGCAAAAATATTTGGACATTGCTTGTGATCGCATAAAACAGGAAATTGCAGGTACTCTAAGAACCCGTCCAATGAACAAACCCGTATACGATCCTGAAAAAGCTGGAAACAGCTTAAGGATCGCTCCCTGGGATAGAAAGCAGAAAGAGAGTCAGTTGAGACTATTGGAAAAGTATCAGAGGTATTCAGCTAAATGAGGATTATTCAAACCTATTCGCATCTAAATGGATTAGAATTTTTGAAAGTTCACAAGAAGAACTTATGCTTGGAGATGAAAAAGGTAATTGGGTTGGTAGATGCGGAGGCGTGTAAGACGAAAGTCTCAAAAGAAAAAGGGATGGTTGGTAAAATTCTCTACAGCCCTATTGCTATGAATGCCCAATTCAAGAAGCTGTTGTCGAAGTCGGGATGGAAGGAAAGCAGGGTTAATTATTGGGTCACAAAGGATGAAAAGCTGATCAGAAAAACCCTGACAATGGATACGCAAGAGCAAAAAAGGGAAATCGAAGAGGCTGGAGAAAAACCAATCTTCAGTTACAATCAGACTGATTATGTCAAAGACAGAGTTGCCATTGAAGTTCAGTTCGGCAAGTATTCATTTGTTGCCTATGATTTATTCGTGAAGCATCTCGCCTTTTATGTGCGCGATCAGACTGATGTCGGAATTGAAATTTTGCCCATGAAATCTTTGCAGTCGCAAATGAGTTCCGGCGTCGCTTACTATGAAGGAGAGCTTTATAACGTCATAAGGCAGGGACGTGGCGTACCGGCCGTTCCTTTGGTTATATTGGGTATTGAGCCGTAAGCTTTATAGATCATCGTGGAAGTCCATAAATTCACCGAGAAAGACCATAAACACTGGGAAGATTTCGTGGCCAGCGCTAACAACGGCACGATCTTTCATACGCTGAAATTCTTGAGTTACCACCCGCCAGAACGGTTTAAGAACCACAACCTGCTGATCAAGGAAAAGGACAATATCGTCGCCCTGTTCCCGGCGATCGTGGAAAGTACAGAAAAAGACAAGGTTATCATTTCTCACAAGGGCGCTTCCTACGGTGGGTTTGTGCTTAGACCAGGACTTGGCGTGCACGAGATCCATCTCGCGGTGGAAACTCTCGTGGCTGCTTTACGAAAAGAAGGTATAAAAAAGATCATTTTGACCCAGACCCCATTAATCTATTGCCAGGAACCGAACCAGTACGTTGATTTTGCCCTGATAAAGCACGGCTTCAAGTACCGGAAGAGAGAGATAACAGCGGTAATACCGCTGGATGCGGCTGAGCCACTGTTGACGTTCCACGCTGACGCACGGCGTTCGACAAAAAAAGCGATCCGTGAAGGTGTCCGGGTCAATATCGCCAATGATTATGCCGATTACTACAACATTTTAAAACATAACCTGGGAATGCGCCATAATGCCCAGCCCACGCATACTCTGGCCGAGCTTCATAAATTAAAACAGCTTTTTCCTGAAGATATTTTATTGTTCGGTGCTTATTTGAAAGAGAAGATGATCGGCGGCATGGTCATGTTCGTTGCGAACCCGAATGTCATACTTGCCTTCTATATCAGCCATGACAATGAATACCAGGCATACCGGCCGGTCAACCTCCTGTTCTATGAAGTGATAAAGTGGG from bacterium carries:
- a CDS encoding GNAT family N-acetyltransferase, with the protein product MEVHKFTEKDHKHWEDFVASANNGTIFHTLKFLSYHPPERFKNHNLLIKEKDNIVALFPAIVESTEKDKVIISHKGASYGGFVLRPGLGVHEIHLAVETLVAALRKEGIKKIILTQTPLIYCQEPNQYVDFALIKHGFKYRKREITAVIPLDAAEPLLTFHADARRSTKKAIREGVRVNIANDYADYYNILKHNLGMRHNAQPTHTLAELHKLKQLFPEDILLFGAYLKEKMIGGMVMFVANPNVILAFYISHDNEYQAYRPVNLLFYEVIKWGRDRGFKYLDLGTFTLNMEPNWGLGRFKENHNARGFLRDTYELEL
- a CDS encoding BglII/BstYI family type II restriction endonuclease — encoded protein: MRIIQTYSHLNGLEFLKVHKKNLCLEMKKVIGLVDAEACKTKVSKEKGMVGKILYSPIAMNAQFKKLLSKSGWKESRVNYWVTKDEKLIRKTLTMDTQEQKREIEEAGEKPIFSYNQTDYVKDRVAIEVQFGKYSFVAYDLFVKHLAFYVRDQTDVGIEILPMKSLQSQMSSGVAYYEGELYNVIRQGRGVPAVPLVILGIEP